One region of Acidobacteriota bacterium genomic DNA includes:
- a CDS encoding SPOR domain-containing protein, producing the protein MRDARGSSEDGFHEIQLSGKQLVFLFMATTVVSIVIFLCGVLVGRGVRAEASIGAGAPLGAEPMAQATPAEEATPIDEEVVLPEATTVASGELSYHERLNRPDGAAERVPPESGPAAARTAPVEQRPAASPPPPEPPAEAEPAPAPPAARAGRAPVAEGFAVQVTALREKKDAEAIVRRLMSRGYEAYVLDAEPGQAPLYRVRVGSYADRREAERVLRRLEQEEKFKPWITRTR; encoded by the coding sequence GTGCGAGACGCGCGTGGTTCGTCGGAAGACGGATTCCACGAAATCCAGTTGAGCGGGAAGCAGCTCGTCTTCCTGTTCATGGCCACCACGGTCGTGTCGATCGTCATCTTCCTGTGCGGCGTGCTCGTCGGGCGCGGCGTCCGGGCCGAGGCGTCGATCGGGGCGGGTGCGCCGCTCGGGGCGGAGCCGATGGCCCAGGCGACCCCGGCCGAGGAGGCGACGCCCATCGACGAGGAGGTCGTGCTGCCCGAGGCCACGACGGTGGCGTCGGGAGAGCTGAGCTACCACGAGCGTCTCAATCGTCCAGACGGGGCCGCCGAGCGGGTGCCGCCAGAGTCGGGTCCGGCAGCCGCGAGAACGGCGCCGGTGGAACAGCGTCCGGCCGCCTCGCCGCCGCCTCCGGAGCCGCCCGCCGAGGCCGAGCCGGCGCCCGCCCCACCCGCGGCTCGCGCCGGGCGCGCGCCAGTCGCCGAGGGGTTCGCCGTCCAGGTCACGGCGCTGCGCGAGAAGAAGGACGCCGAGGCGATCGTCCGCCGCCTCATGAGCCGGGGGTACGAGGCGTACGTGCTCGACGCCGAGCCCGGTCAGGCGCCGCTCTACCGCGTCCGCGTCGGCAGCTACGCCGACCGACGAGAGGCCGAGCGCGTGCTGCGACGCCTCGAGCAGGAAGAGAAGTTCAAACCCTGGATTACGCGTACGCGCTAG
- the lnt gene encoding apolipoprotein N-acyltransferase, producing MAWLALVPLLAALGGAAGRVAPAPCRALRLGLVTGLVYFGGTVYWTADVMVTFGGLSRPVAVGVSALLVGYLALFVALFAWLVARAVARYGLQGLWAAPCAWVAVEFLRAHLFTGFPWVPLGNSQVSVSWLAQIASVFGVYGLSALVCLVSTAGVIAWLAPGRRRGVVAGVGAVLLLVSGWGAWRVADGRLTREGEPLAVGIVQGNVPQEQKWDPAYGRDILQTYVALTREVASRGARLIVWPESATPFFFEEEPAGNAVIRALARETATTLIFGSDEVERASPPRFYNSAFLIGPDGSTGGRHRKSHLVPFGEYVPLRRILFFVAPLVDSVADFTAGEGFTMLPVDGHPVSVAICYEAVFPHLGRNAVRAGSRLLVTVTNDAWYGWSSAAWQHFDQAAMRAIEQGRYLVRAANTGVSGIVDPYGRVVAATGLFETTTVRGDVRLLAGGTLYATIGDSFAWAAAAMAVWMAFAPGRGRRGEETDRGRDS from the coding sequence GTGGCCTGGCTGGCGCTCGTGCCGCTGCTGGCCGCGCTGGGCGGCGCCGCCGGCCGTGTCGCGCCCGCCCCTTGCCGCGCGCTCCGTCTGGGCCTCGTCACCGGGCTCGTCTACTTCGGCGGCACCGTCTACTGGACCGCCGACGTCATGGTGACCTTCGGCGGGCTCTCGCGCCCGGTGGCCGTGGGGGTGTCGGCTCTCCTCGTCGGCTACCTCGCGCTCTTCGTCGCCCTCTTCGCCTGGCTCGTCGCCCGCGCCGTGGCCAGGTACGGTCTGCAGGGCCTCTGGGCCGCCCCATGCGCCTGGGTGGCCGTCGAGTTCCTGCGCGCCCACTTGTTCACCGGCTTTCCCTGGGTCCCGCTCGGCAACAGCCAGGTGTCGGTGTCGTGGCTGGCGCAGATCGCCAGCGTGTTCGGTGTCTACGGCCTCTCGGCACTCGTGTGCCTGGTGAGCACCGCCGGCGTGATCGCGTGGCTCGCGCCCGGCAGACGGCGCGGCGTGGTCGCGGGCGTGGGCGCGGTGCTCCTGCTCGTCAGCGGCTGGGGCGCCTGGCGGGTGGCCGACGGGCGACTGACCCGCGAGGGCGAGCCGCTCGCCGTCGGCATCGTCCAGGGCAACGTGCCCCAGGAGCAGAAGTGGGATCCGGCGTACGGCCGCGACATCCTCCAGACGTACGTCGCGTTGACGCGAGAGGTCGCCAGCCGCGGAGCACGGCTGATCGTCTGGCCGGAATCGGCGACGCCGTTCTTCTTCGAGGAGGAGCCCGCGGGGAACGCCGTCATTCGAGCGCTGGCGCGCGAGACGGCCACCACGCTGATCTTCGGCAGCGACGAGGTCGAACGCGCCAGTCCGCCGCGGTTCTACAACAGCGCCTTCCTCATCGGGCCAGACGGCAGCACCGGCGGACGGCACCGCAAGTCGCACCTGGTGCCGTTTGGCGAGTACGTGCCCCTGCGGCGCATCCTGTTCTTCGTCGCGCCGCTCGTGGACTCGGTGGCCGATTTCACGGCGGGCGAGGGCTTCACGATGCTGCCGGTCGACGGGCACCCGGTGAGCGTGGCGATCTGCTACGAAGCGGTCTTTCCGCACCTCGGCCGGAACGCGGTGCGCGCGGGCAGCCGGTTGCTGGTGACGGTGACCAACGACGCCTGGTACGGCTGGAGCTCGGCGGCCTGGCAGCACTTCGACCAGGCCGCGATGCGGGCCATCGAGCAGGGCCGGTACCTGGTGAGGGCCGCCAACACCGGCGTGAGCGGCATCGTCGACCCCTACGGCCGCGTGGTCGCCGCGACGGGGCTCTTCGAGACGACGACCGTCCGCGGCGACGTGCGCCTGCTCGCCGGGGGGACGCTCTACGCTACAATCGGAGATTCGTTCGCGTGGGCGGCCGCGGCCATGGCGGTGTGGATGGCCTTCGCGCCGGGACGGGGACGTCGAGGAGAGGAGACCGACCGTGGCCGTGACTCGTGA